One genomic region from Microcystis panniformis FACHB-1757 encodes:
- a CDS encoding PIN domain-containing protein produces the protein MPDKVFIDTNVLICGYSEDEPDKRQRAIDCVRSGEAWISTQVLNETINVLKRKFSLSYSQIRDAVQELSEGFPIVLVSVNTIEMALNLAERYQYSYFDSLILASALEAGCQILYSEDLQDGQRIENQLMIVNPFS, from the coding sequence ATGCCCGATAAAGTTTTTATCGATACTAATGTCTTAATTTGCGGGTATTCTGAGGATGAGCCGGATAAACGACAGCGAGCGATTGATTGTGTTCGATCAGGTGAGGCTTGGATTAGTACACAAGTTTTAAATGAAACGATAAATGTATTAAAACGGAAATTTTCCCTAAGCTATTCGCAAATTCGAGACGCTGTACAAGAGCTTTCCGAGGGATTCCCAATCGTCCTCGTTTCTGTTAATACGATAGAGATGGCATTGAATCTAGCGGAACGTTATCAATATAGTTACTTTGATAGTTTAATACTGGCCAGCGCTCTGGAAGCGGGCTGTCAAATTCTCTACAGTGAAGATTTACAAGATGGTCAGCGAATCGAGAATCAATTGATGATCGTTAATCCCTTTAGTTAA
- a CDS encoding PEP-CTERM sorting domain-containing protein: protein MPLKSSFCYSVALATVATATLAPVASAATFNFSYTSSLGTITATVDGTLQPDNNTVFVSSISNTTFNGSPAPALPFVGSFAGVISSGSVTGQAVLSLDGSGLDFAACDNTACSSSGFGFSPPNVVGQQFQIQNVARNTEYKTLLPCSSPSKIKKN from the coding sequence ATGCCACTCAAAAGTTCCTTTTGCTATTCCGTCGCCCTCGCCACGGTAGCCACCGCCACCCTCGCACCAGTTGCCAGCGCCGCAACTTTTAACTTTTCCTACACCTCCAGCTTAGGAACCATCACTGCGACGGTGGACGGAACCCTGCAACCGGATAACAACACGGTATTCGTCAGTTCTATCAGTAATACCACCTTTAACGGCTCTCCCGCCCCCGCTCTTCCGTTCGTAGGTTCTTTTGCCGGTGTCATCTCTAGTGGTTCTGTAACGGGTCAGGCGGTGCTATCCTTAGACGGATCGGGACTAGATTTTGCCGCTTGTGACAACACGGCTTGTAGTAGTAGTGGATTCGGCTTTTCACCCCCTAACGTTGTTGGTCAGCAATTCCAAATTCAGAATGTAGCAAGGAATACAGAATACAAAACGCTTTTGCCCTGTAGCTCCCCATCCAAAATCAAGAAGAATTAA
- a CDS encoding IS607 family transposase, which yields MKLSDYAKKKGISYDTAWRMWNRGQLQGERLPTGTIIIFEDDRSCGENKVAIYARVSSSENQSDLETQAKRLEAYCMAKGYQIVRVVKEVGSGVNDHRKLLLKLLEQTDYNLIVVEHKDRLSRVGFNYLKVLLTQTNRDLEVVNLAEERKDDLMQDFVSIINSFCARLYSLRRRNRKTECLIKCLEENDEISSKTSN from the coding sequence ATGAAACTATCAGATTATGCTAAGAAAAAAGGGATCAGTTATGACACTGCTTGGAGAATGTGGAATCGAGGGCAGTTACAAGGAGAACGTCTTCCTACAGGAACAATTATTATTTTTGAAGATGACCGTTCTTGCGGTGAAAATAAAGTAGCTATTTATGCGCGAGTTTCTAGTTCAGAAAATCAATCTGACTTAGAGACTCAGGCAAAAAGATTGGAAGCTTATTGTATGGCGAAAGGCTATCAAATTGTTCGAGTAGTTAAAGAAGTAGGAAGTGGAGTCAATGATCATCGAAAGCTATTATTAAAACTTCTAGAACAAACTGATTATAATTTGATTGTCGTAGAACATAAAGATCGTTTAAGCAGAGTAGGGTTTAATTATCTGAAAGTTCTTTTAACTCAAACAAATAGAGATCTAGAGGTCGTTAATCTAGCAGAAGAAAGAAAAGACGATTTAATGCAAGACTTCGTGAGCATAATTAACTCATTTTGCGCTCGATTATACTCATTAAGACGACGAAATAGAAAGACAGAATGTTTAATTAAATGCCTTGAGGAGAATGATGAAATTAGTTCAAAAACATCTAATTAA
- a CDS encoding helix-turn-helix domain-containing protein: MQYQPKPINNSQEYERFLSIIEGMMSRELSNDEGLLFDLLVLLVEEYERKYYPIARTNPTATLESLLHEFDIDRECLVDIFGDRDRVESVMLGKQAIAPSQAESLAEFFNHLSAKLALSARDFLL; encoded by the coding sequence TTGCAGTATCAACCGAAACCGATTAATAACTCGCAAGAATACGAGCGATTTTTAAGCATAATTGAAGGGATGATGTCACGGGAGTTAAGCAATGACGAAGGACTATTATTCGATTTACTGGTCTTATTAGTGGAAGAATACGAGCGGAAATATTATCCGATCGCCCGAACAAATCCTACCGCTACGTTAGAATCTTTACTGCATGAATTCGATATCGATAGGGAGTGTCTTGTCGATATTTTCGGCGATCGGGATAGAGTAGAATCGGTGATGCTGGGGAAACAGGCGATCGCTCCCTCTCAAGCCGAGTCTCTGGCCGAATTTTTTAATCATTTAAGTGCGAAACTGGCGTTAAGCGCCCGTGATTTTCTCTTGTAG